One window of the Salvelinus alpinus chromosome 13, SLU_Salpinus.1, whole genome shotgun sequence genome contains the following:
- the LOC139537310 gene encoding phosphatidylinositol-3,5-bisphosphate 3-phosphatase MTMR2 isoform X2 gives MSSDNGSTSTEFSPELRGRPKAAAKVLRDSNKEEPQLLPKESVQDMAKDVTYICPYIGALRGTLTVTNYRLFFRCMDREPAFVLDLPLGVVSRVEKIGGASSRGEVSYGLVCKDIRNLRFAHKQMEDSLRKSIFEILMKFAFPVSNGLPTFAFEYGQVYPENGWKVYDAQAEYKRQGLPNESWRITKVNDHYEVCDTYPSNLVVPVNIPDEELKRVAAFRAKGRIPVLSWIHPESQATVTRCSQPMVGVNGKRSKDDEKYLQAIMDANAQSHKLFIFDARPSVNAAANKMKGGGYESEDAYQNAELVFLDIHNIHVMRESLRKLKEVVYPNIEESHWLSNLESTHWLEHIKLILAGALRIADKVESGKTSVVVHCSDGWDRTAQLTSLAMLMLDGHYRTIRGFQVLLEKEWLSFGHRFQLRIGHGDKNHTDADRSPVFLQFIDCVWQITRQFPAAFEFNEYFLVTILDHMYSCLFGTFMCNSEQQRVKEELPKKTVSLWAYINSQLEEFTNPLYVNYSNHVLFPVVSMRHLELWVGYYIRWNPRMRPQEPVHQRYKELLVKRAELQKRVEELQRDVTNRSASSTERAGSPTRSITPVQTFV, from the exons ATGTCTTCTGACAATGGGTCCACCTCAACAGAGTTCTCCCCAGAACTACGG GGCAGACCTAAAGCAGCTGCCAAG gtgctcagggattcaaacaaaGAAGAACCACAGTTACTACCAAAGGAAAGTGTGCAAGACATGG CCAAAGACGTCACCTACATCTGTCCTTACATCGGTGCACTGAGGGGGACATTGACTGTCACTAACTACAGACTGTTCTTCAGATGCATGGACAGG GAACCAGCGTTTGTGCTGGACTTGCCCCTGGGGGTAGTGAGCCGCGTGGAGAAGATAGGAGGTGCATCTAGCCGTGGTGAGGTCTCCTACGGGCTGGTCTGCAAG gaTATCCGTAATCTGCGGTTTGCACACAAGCAGATGGAGGACTCACTCAGGAAGTCAATTTTCGAGATCCTGATGAAATTTGCCTTTCCTGTTTCCAATGGTTTG CCAACCTTTGCCTTTGAGTATGGGCAGGTCTATCCTGAAAATGGCTGGAAAGTGTATGATGCTCAAGCGGAATACAAAAGACAG GGATTACCCAACGAGAGCTGGAGGATAACTAAAGTGAATGATCACTACGAAGTGTGTGACACTTACCCATCAAACCTGGTGGTGCCTGTCAACATACCAGATGAGGAGTTGAAGAGAGTGGCTGCCTTCAGAGCCAAGGGCAGGATACCT GTGCTGTCGTGGATCCACCCAGAGAGCCAGGCCACAGTGACCCGCTGTAGTCAGCCCATGGTCGGGGTCAACGGCAAGCGTAGCAAAGACGATGAGAAGTACCTCCAGGCCATCATGGATGCCAATGCTCAGTCCCACAAGCTCTTCATCTTCGATGCCAGGCCTAGCGTCAATGCTGCCGCCAACAAG ATGAAAGGGGGTGGCTATGAGAGTGAGGATGCCTATCAGAATGCAGAGCTGGTGTTCTTGGACATCCACAACATCCATGTGATGAGAGAGTCACTGCGCAAGCTGAAGGAGGTGGTCTATCCCAACATCGAGGAGTCCCATTGGCTCTCCAACCTCGAGTCCACTCATTGGCTGGAGCACATCAAG CTGATCCTGGCTGGGGCACTGCGTATTGCAGACAAGGTAGAGTCTGGGAAGACTTCAGTGGTAGTTCACTGCAGTGATGGATGGGACCGTACTGCCCAGCTCACCTCCCTGGCTATGCTGATGCTGGACGGACACTACCGCACCATCCGCGGCTTCCAGGTGCTGCTGGAGAAAGAGTGGCTGAGCTTTGGCCACCGCTTCCAGCTA AGGATCGGTCATGGGGATAAGAACCACACAGACGCAGACCGCTCGCCTGTCTTCCTGCAGTTCATTGACTGTGTGTGGCAGATTACCCGACAG TTTCCTGCAGCCTTTGAGTTCAACGAGTACTTCCTGGTCACCATCCTGGACCACATGTACAGCTGCCTGTTTGGGACATTCATGTGTAACAGTGAACAGCAAAGGGTGAAGGAG GAGCTGCCTAAGAAGACAGTTTCTCTGTGGGCCTACATCAACAGCCAGCTAGAAGAGTTCACCAACCCTCTTTATGTCAACTATTCCAACCATGTGCTGTTCCCAGTGGTCAGCATGCGCCACCTGGAGCTCTGGGTGGGCTACTACATCCGCTGGAACCCTCGCATGAGGCCACAG GAGCCTGTTCACCAGCGCTACAAGGAGCTGCTGGTCAAGCGGGCGGAGCTTCAGAAGAGGGTGGAGGAGCTGCAGCGAGACGTGACCAATCGCTCTGCCTCCTCCACTGAGAGGGCGGGCTCGCCCACCCGCTCCATCACTCCCGTTCAGACCTTTGTTTGA
- the LOC139537310 gene encoding phosphatidylinositol-3,5-bisphosphate 3-phosphatase MTMR2 isoform X1, which yields MEKSGSIDSLGSKHSSSRQASVDSLSSTSTSRSDRSTHAAKTPYAMSSDNGSTSTEFSPELRGRPKAAAKVLRDSNKEEPQLLPKESVQDMAKDVTYICPYIGALRGTLTVTNYRLFFRCMDREPAFVLDLPLGVVSRVEKIGGASSRGEVSYGLVCKDIRNLRFAHKQMEDSLRKSIFEILMKFAFPVSNGLPTFAFEYGQVYPENGWKVYDAQAEYKRQGLPNESWRITKVNDHYEVCDTYPSNLVVPVNIPDEELKRVAAFRAKGRIPVLSWIHPESQATVTRCSQPMVGVNGKRSKDDEKYLQAIMDANAQSHKLFIFDARPSVNAAANKMKGGGYESEDAYQNAELVFLDIHNIHVMRESLRKLKEVVYPNIEESHWLSNLESTHWLEHIKLILAGALRIADKVESGKTSVVVHCSDGWDRTAQLTSLAMLMLDGHYRTIRGFQVLLEKEWLSFGHRFQLRIGHGDKNHTDADRSPVFLQFIDCVWQITRQFPAAFEFNEYFLVTILDHMYSCLFGTFMCNSEQQRVKEELPKKTVSLWAYINSQLEEFTNPLYVNYSNHVLFPVVSMRHLELWVGYYIRWNPRMRPQEPVHQRYKELLVKRAELQKRVEELQRDVTNRSASSTERAGSPTRSITPVQTFV from the exons ATGGAGAAGAGCGGAAGCATCGATAGTCTGGGTTCGAAGCATTCCTCGTCAAGGCAGGCCAGTGTTGATTCATTGTCCAG TACGTCCACGTCTCGTTCTGACCGGTCCACTCACGCTGCCAAGACCCCCTATGCGATGTCTTCTGACAATGGGTCCACCTCAACAGAGTTCTCCCCAGAACTACGG GGCAGACCTAAAGCAGCTGCCAAG gtgctcagggattcaaacaaaGAAGAACCACAGTTACTACCAAAGGAAAGTGTGCAAGACATGG CCAAAGACGTCACCTACATCTGTCCTTACATCGGTGCACTGAGGGGGACATTGACTGTCACTAACTACAGACTGTTCTTCAGATGCATGGACAGG GAACCAGCGTTTGTGCTGGACTTGCCCCTGGGGGTAGTGAGCCGCGTGGAGAAGATAGGAGGTGCATCTAGCCGTGGTGAGGTCTCCTACGGGCTGGTCTGCAAG gaTATCCGTAATCTGCGGTTTGCACACAAGCAGATGGAGGACTCACTCAGGAAGTCAATTTTCGAGATCCTGATGAAATTTGCCTTTCCTGTTTCCAATGGTTTG CCAACCTTTGCCTTTGAGTATGGGCAGGTCTATCCTGAAAATGGCTGGAAAGTGTATGATGCTCAAGCGGAATACAAAAGACAG GGATTACCCAACGAGAGCTGGAGGATAACTAAAGTGAATGATCACTACGAAGTGTGTGACACTTACCCATCAAACCTGGTGGTGCCTGTCAACATACCAGATGAGGAGTTGAAGAGAGTGGCTGCCTTCAGAGCCAAGGGCAGGATACCT GTGCTGTCGTGGATCCACCCAGAGAGCCAGGCCACAGTGACCCGCTGTAGTCAGCCCATGGTCGGGGTCAACGGCAAGCGTAGCAAAGACGATGAGAAGTACCTCCAGGCCATCATGGATGCCAATGCTCAGTCCCACAAGCTCTTCATCTTCGATGCCAGGCCTAGCGTCAATGCTGCCGCCAACAAG ATGAAAGGGGGTGGCTATGAGAGTGAGGATGCCTATCAGAATGCAGAGCTGGTGTTCTTGGACATCCACAACATCCATGTGATGAGAGAGTCACTGCGCAAGCTGAAGGAGGTGGTCTATCCCAACATCGAGGAGTCCCATTGGCTCTCCAACCTCGAGTCCACTCATTGGCTGGAGCACATCAAG CTGATCCTGGCTGGGGCACTGCGTATTGCAGACAAGGTAGAGTCTGGGAAGACTTCAGTGGTAGTTCACTGCAGTGATGGATGGGACCGTACTGCCCAGCTCACCTCCCTGGCTATGCTGATGCTGGACGGACACTACCGCACCATCCGCGGCTTCCAGGTGCTGCTGGAGAAAGAGTGGCTGAGCTTTGGCCACCGCTTCCAGCTA AGGATCGGTCATGGGGATAAGAACCACACAGACGCAGACCGCTCGCCTGTCTTCCTGCAGTTCATTGACTGTGTGTGGCAGATTACCCGACAG TTTCCTGCAGCCTTTGAGTTCAACGAGTACTTCCTGGTCACCATCCTGGACCACATGTACAGCTGCCTGTTTGGGACATTCATGTGTAACAGTGAACAGCAAAGGGTGAAGGAG GAGCTGCCTAAGAAGACAGTTTCTCTGTGGGCCTACATCAACAGCCAGCTAGAAGAGTTCACCAACCCTCTTTATGTCAACTATTCCAACCATGTGCTGTTCCCAGTGGTCAGCATGCGCCACCTGGAGCTCTGGGTGGGCTACTACATCCGCTGGAACCCTCGCATGAGGCCACAG GAGCCTGTTCACCAGCGCTACAAGGAGCTGCTGGTCAAGCGGGCGGAGCTTCAGAAGAGGGTGGAGGAGCTGCAGCGAGACGTGACCAATCGCTCTGCCTCCTCCACTGAGAGGGCGGGCTCGCCCACCCGCTCCATCACTCCCGTTCAGACCTTTGTTTGA